One genomic region from Desulfobaccales bacterium encodes:
- a CDS encoding YggS family pyridoxal phosphate-dependent enzyme → MTHIAQNLEEVRTTIAAACRKVGRDPAGVRLVAVSKTVDAERVRAAMAAGQDIFGENYLQEAKDKITALGRQVSWHLVGHLQTNKAKQAAELFDLIHAVDRLKLARALSAAAAPLNKVQDILIQVNQAGEDTKSGVAPEAAADLLKDVAQLPHLRVMGLMTMPPWFADPEVARPFFKALRELRERLRDLTGLPLPELSMGMSGDYAVAVEEGATLVRVGTAIFGHRR, encoded by the coding sequence ATGACCCACATCGCCCAAAACCTTGAAGAAGTTCGCACCACCATCGCCGCGGCCTGCCGGAAAGTCGGCCGCGACCCTGCTGGAGTGCGCCTGGTGGCCGTGAGCAAGACCGTGGATGCAGAGCGCGTCAGGGCAGCCATGGCCGCGGGCCAGGATATTTTTGGGGAAAACTATCTCCAGGAAGCCAAAGACAAAATCACCGCTCTGGGGCGACAGGTGAGTTGGCACCTGGTGGGCCATCTACAAACCAACAAGGCCAAACAAGCCGCCGAACTCTTCGACCTGATCCACGCGGTGGACCGTCTCAAGCTGGCCCGCGCCCTTTCTGCCGCTGCGGCCCCTTTAAACAAAGTCCAGGACATCCTCATCCAGGTCAATCAGGCCGGCGAAGACACCAAGTCCGGGGTGGCCCCCGAAGCCGCCGCGGATTTGCTGAAAGATGTGGCCCAACTGCCCCATCTGCGGGTTATGGGCCTCATGACCATGCCGCCCTGGTTCGCCGATCCCGAAGTGGCGCGCCCCTTCTTTAAGGCCCTGCGGGAACTGCGGGAACGGCTGCGGGACCTGACCGGCCTGCCCCTGCCGGAACTCTCCATGGGCATGTCCGGCGACTACGCGGTAGCCGTGGAGGAAGGGGCCACCCTGGTCCGGGTAGGCACCGCCATCTTCGGCCACCGCCGGTAA